One Dysidea avara chromosome 8, odDysAvar1.4, whole genome shotgun sequence genomic window, GCATATGCATGGCTTCAAAAAAAAACACCGAGAAAAAATCATTTAAGTACAATCAAATACTAGTGAAAAAATCTATATACATAGTTCTAATTGTGTAAAGTGATCAGCACAACTCAAGTACTGCTAAAAAGAGCATTCAAATAACATTTTTGATTTTGTATCAGTATAATATGTTTAATTATTATGGGTTTCAAATATTGCTTACTTATAACTCTGTAGCCAATGATACGGCTCTATTTCATTTTCACAGGTTGGTGATAGGATTACAGATCCTGGTCCAGATACACGGACATCATGTGGCAATCCTTCTCGTGTTCTAAACATCAATACTACCTATCTTGTTGGCATTGGAGGGCCATGTTCTAGACATGCAGAGTGGAGCCAATACAGCAGTATCCCTGTTAAAGTCATTCACGCAATAGATGATGGCTGTAGCAGTTGTCCTTACGCCAATGTACGCTTCCGTAAGACAATATACAGAATTGGTGAAGGTAGTGGAGAAGTATCAATTGAATTAACACTTAGTAGCTCATTATCAACcgatattactgtacaaatcaaaagCAATGACATCACTGCAACTGGTGAGTAAACATCTTCCAATATTAacaacatatgtacatacacaggAGGAGGTGTGGATTATGATTCTGGAACATATAATGTCACATTTTCAGCTGGATCTACTGTGGCAACTTTCACTATTCCTATAACAAATGATAATACAACAGAACAAGATGAAACTTTCAAACTGACAATATTAGAGGATTCACTTCCAACCTGTGCTTTTATTTTTCGTTTTGCATCTTCATCTAAGGTGACCAtagtggatgatgatgatgatgaaggtaAATCCTTTATTTgatatgcatacagtataatGTAGATGCATACTTAATAACATTGGTGCATTTAAAATACTTTTACAGTTAATATTCATACATGCAAACTTTTAGgatttcatgtcattattatgaaattacagtgggaatgatccatattaaattttgtgataCGTACTGTTTAGCTGCCACCATAAGCTTTGCTCTGTCAAGATACACTGTACAGGAAAATGCTGGAACATTACAACTTGTATTAGTACTTAGCAAGCCATTATCAACTACCTTCAGGGTAAGAATTCAAAGCCGTGACATTACTGCAACTGGTGGGTATAGATTAATAACATTAGTAAGGTATAatgtaatgtttttttttgcaggCAATAATGTAGATTACAAATCAGGACCATATAAAGTTGTGCTACATCATGGAAATACCACAGCAGTACTTGATATCCCAATAGTTGATGACAGAGTGCCAGAGCGAAAGGAACGCTTTCGACTGGTTATCAGAAAGAATTCCCTTCCTAGCAGTGTCATGCTTGGTAACAATGCTAAAGCTACAGTTGCCATTGTTGATGATGACTAAAGCCAATCATTTCAATGTCTAGCTGCTCCCCCAATAGTGATTACGTAGTCTTTTGTTTATTTGCATACATTAgtgacatgcatgcataattgcaGAACATTATACCTTTCCTTGAagatgtacatgtattattcaGAATCATTGTATCTCGTTTGTTAGGCATAGATGCTTATTAGATATGATGCATATTATAGAAAGTGATTTTACTTAGGTGAGAATTGTGTATAAATAATAGGTTGTAACTTGGTGACCACATGTGCTACACAACGGCGGATCCGGGATgggacatttggggcaaatgccccccccccttcaagaaattgcatacaagatcgagatactctaatagagcagtcaattactctaataaagcagtcacaatgttcatgaggtagtgcagcttacttaaataggattttattttacataacttacgtgatataatatatttttgttgtgacctttttttttttgctcttcaactttttcagcaaggtgccccccctttccagactctggatccgcccctgctacatAGCAAGAGCATAATACGTATGTAGCCTAATGTCACCACAGTACACATGAGCACATCAACTGTGAAAACATTATTATTTACATACAGTTAAACTCCtttgcacatacacacaaatcTAATTCCACCAAATGGTTGCAGTAATTATGTACACAAATAAGAAGGGGAATATACAAAAATATAAACatgctgcaaaaaaaagttCTCAGTTTACAAATAGCTATGTACAGTAGTACATCATcctatatgtgtgtatatactgtatgtctcTGTGCAAAGCAAGGAAGTTACATTATTAAACTTTTGAAGCAAGCAATTGCAGCTGACACATATAGTACCAAAAGGCTGGGTGACAATAGACCAGCTGAAGAACCAGTTGAAGAACGCCTGTTGTTCAAAGTTTCAAGATGATTGGCAGGGTAGTCACTGCATGGTGTCCACTCATTGTAGTAAGAACAAGCTCCTCCAATACCAACAACATAAGCTGTGCCTACACTTAATATATGTCTCGGGTTTCCACATGTAGTCAGTAAATCAGGACCAAATTGTTCAGTGATCTGACCCACCTATAATAATGAAAACTCCATCTAATTTAACAACGCAAAGAAGTACAGAAAAACAAATTTCTAAGTATATGAACTATAGACACTGGTTAACTTCCTTACAGACTTGAATACATTTTTACAATAGTTGATATGCATATCCAGCTACATTGGTTATTATAAAAACCTTTAAGTTTTTAAGTATTGTAATTCCAAAGTTCTACAAATAGTTATAGTAGCACTATTTTGAACTTCATCGTACAATGTGcaaggaatttttaaaaatcagtaCAAATTTAACACAAAAACAGTTTGTTTAGTAGGCATGACAACTAAATGTATTTTATTAACAAAATTCAATCATacgattgttacacactgttggttttgcactatatatatattcatggtcttaatctccaaccaccaaaaggcactcctatgatggttaatcTAAATGCAGAACAATTTTCAATTAATTCCTCATAGCGGTTTACCCTCTAGGTGCGACAGAGAGTTTGATTTTAATAATTGGTAATAACTCTTGATCAGATTTCCACCAAAATTGATACTGAGATTTgcccctttaagtgtgccaaattttagctTGATTGAAGTACATATATATTTGAGTTTGCAGTGGATTTTACAAAGTATGCAAAATACgtaagaagaaaagaaaaaaacaaaactttggcCACTTGTAACTCAGGGCAATGTCCCAAATTTCGTTGTGGACACCCCTTCCTCTACAGCAAATTTGGTTAAGGGATCAAGAAGCTACATATGTCtcaaaattacattttcttcctgtcaatatactcatggtgtggtgtgccagcttGTTGAGCTGCATAACACActgccatgtgtcttgataaccaCCTTAACTCAAGCCTTCAAATTACAAGGAGAAACCTGGAGTAAACTGCAGTCAAAACTCTCTATAAGAACAGTTACCAAtacgttttttaaagtgcaTGGAAAAATGTTGGTGTTCAGGGTTTGAACCAGGTACCTTTTTACCTACCTCCTGAATAAACCCATCACCACTGAACCACTATTGTCAGCCATTCagttcacttaatttctaccttataaatgaataaAGTTCTAGTGTAAATCTATACTAGATTACAATCGTATAGCTAATGAAAAATCTATGTGTGTCGTACtataaattctcaataaagtgtgcactctattagagtgttacaAAGTACGAACAGTCAAAGAACAAAGAAAAAATTCCATAATCATCATTGCAACTGCAAATAAGAAGAAACGTGAGCTTGATATCATCACCTTTGATATCaaatctttttcatactagcctatttttaAAGACCACCCCCTTTTCATAGCTGTGGATTAGATTAAATCTACTCAACGGTAACTATATAGAAATCTACTACCAATGAAAAATCAAAATTCTATGTGTGCcatattagaagtcctcaataAAATGCgcgctttattagagtatagtctcgcgtggccagaccgcttttttctctttgtcattgggtagggagaaaaaagggtctggaacagttcgaatcccacaatcgtcttgACACGTCACGAGGCTACGTCACAAGTAGCAACCCATGCGCTTAAACTCCATTGTAACAAGAATGccacagcacaacaataaacaaagactTAGCTTACCTAAACAACTAACAATCGATTCAATCTATTATCGCCTCAAAGGCAGCTTTAGATGCTGATAGGTTTATAAATACGCGCAAGCGGCTACTATTTGAAAACGcatcacgtttctttggttaacaccccCGAATTAACCGGGGAGTGCcaagacgagtgtgggattcgaactgttccagacccttttttctccctacccaatgacaaagagaaaaaagcggtctggccacgcgagactaattagagtattacaaaataaaacaaatatggtgtgtcatgtggccaagaaagccggcacaccacaccgtgagtatattgacaggaagaaagaaaacagctttttcacacgtgcatagctccatggcccctactccaaagcacaccacctttgcattatagctgtctgccaggtatgGTACGCCACacaacaaatttgattaaatttgcaacggccatttgcgagatatgggcattcaaagtttcgttttaattcCTTCTTTTTTCTTTCCTTCTTATGCCGTACAGGAGGCTACGGGGGTTTCAATTTCTTTTTGAACACTTTGCAAAAGttactataaaatgcaaacgtgtacctcgattgcctcaatctttagcacaaatgaagagcatgtcACAGTGGATTCACTTaacaagtttgctgtgaatatGAGGAaaatccaaggagttatgagtgattattcacataaaaaggatcaaacttctgtcacaactacagggtaaaccaagtataggaataacttgaaaattggtctgtagatAGGCtaatcatcatagcagtgcatTTTGATAGCTAGTTTGAACagtaatagagttacagcgacaaagttataatacaaaaatcaaacaaaggtaaaatcgtgggatcgaggtactctaatagagcagtcaccactgggtaaaaaaagtgtacaaaaaatgtcGGGAAAAACACCCCTTACTAGAGTTCAAACAAGGGACCTctatacctaacacctgcatccttaaccactgctaccttggctgatcacctcacttaatttctgctttataaatgaaatttctagttgaaatctgcttataatcaaatgtttgtaatttcatagatctaccaatagaagtactaaaTTGATCTataacattctatgtatgttctattagaagcatgttctattagaagtcaaaaaaatgtgcactctattagagtattacaataatattatcaaaattgaattaaatcatgcaatgaaatacatttataagtctgtcttcaataatcatcattgtgtctgcatagaaaagaagaaatacaaacctcaaagtcagtcataggttggttttggggccttataaagcacaaaaagaagtgaaatccacacaaaaacagccaagctgtgaaaaaatggtgtggccttaaaaatcctgagtgaaaaaagttgtgaaatcaaaggtagtggccaagaaatggctgcaatgatgttaatgctaaaattaCTAATGGCTGTgtatattgttaaaatttattagcattaacatcattgcagccatttcttggccgccacctttgattttacaactttttcacccagggtttttaaggctgcaccattttttcacaacttggctgtttttgtgtggattagaaaatatgcaatacaatacagttCTTCCATAACCATCCTTGCATCTACAAATAAGAAGGAATAATtatgggtaaaatcaagccctaAAGCCAACTTATGGCAAACTTTGGGTATaattaaatacaaaaagaagtaaaattcATGCAAAGCAACCAACCTGTAAAAGGGATGTAGCTTTAAACTAGGGGTGAaacaaatattaaattttaggtattcgaatattcttcaaattaacgAACGAATTAAtgaattattctttaagaattttctgtataattaggtgcttgaaagggacaaaatcactttgattactactaaaactttaaatgttaaaaaagaaaagtcctttacatgtattattaagatGAAAATTTATATCTTAAAATGACAGTTTTCAGttgtcaaaatgttttcaaggttaaatgtgtacattatccAATTAACGAATATTTAACGAATAACGAATATTTCTTAATATTTCTTAACGAACGAATAACGAATATTCGTACTATTCGTTTCAGACTTACTTTAAACGCCAAAGTGAAAAATCATGAAaccaaaggtggcagccaagaaatgacatAGATTGTTGAATTTCACCTTTTTTTCATTTCTATTGCATGAGGAAAGAGCACCTCGAGatgtatattattatactgCAAGTCTGCAGCTTTTAAGTTATGCATGGGGATAGCTAGACCTTCTGTATTTGTACCACTTGGTAAACAAGATGAAATAATAatacatatacaaacagtatttTGATTCATTCATTTTTGTCATGTCTGCATGAATAGCCCCACTAGCTAGCAGAGAGGATACTATAAATGTATCTGATTCACTATCGTATCTTACATGCAGGTGTGGCAGAGAAGGGGAGAGGCAAGGGGGGCTGTAGCCCTTGTCAAAAATattatggaggggcttagccTCCCCCAAAAATTATCCAATTGTGCTGTCAGATTGTAGTACACCAcatagctaactatacaaatGTTTAGTTACCTGCAATTCCACTGAATCAATTGAATCAAgatcaatataccctaatagagcagtcacctaaatacaacaataaccaaataTAATGGTGACCACTAAAATCACTCACAGATTCAATTTGAGAGTAAATCTTTCCTGGAGGGAGGCTGGAATTCCCCCATACCCATTTTAGGTCCACTGGATACTGATATAAATGCTTcaaaatcgagataccctaatagagcagtcaccttagtACAACAGTCATACTACCGTAAGTTCTCTAAAAATTCGGCCCCTCTATTTATTCGGCACCCATattggaccttatccgcaatgacgtcaaaAATAAAAATGGACGCTATAGTAGGGGGACTTTGTACAGCGACTGATTGGAATAGATCCGCGTAGAGCCAGAAGTGTTTAAAGAATTGCGCCCAATCAACCTGTGAGATTTGTAAGTTGTAATCCGATGCAGAAGCACGTGCCATTTTGGTTGTTATGGCTGTGATGGTTGTTTTCTCGGCTGTGTTAGgtgcaatctgtgaatttgcgcagtttataaattgcgctgcgcattttgtgaattcataaaatgcgcaacaatttataaattgttgcgcaatttgtgaactaccgtaagagctgcgcattttatgaactcttTGGATTCTGGTCCATTCAGTGTACCGCCGTTACGTTCTTGGCTGATCAAGTGCGTATTATGGCTGCTTTCAGAGAGGTGTAATAAGCCCCACAGATTGGGAAGTTTACTGCTCTGCCCACAGATTGGTAGATGGCATGGATTGCAAATGATGCTAccaataattatcgtgtttacGCCTGGTTATTAATGATTCTAATGGTCTAATGTGATCcaattttttcattttcttttctaTAACTTTAATAAGCCCCTTGATAGCTATATGTTTACTACAAGGAACATGGGTCAAGATGGTTCCGCTTTCTCTGTATTGACTATCTctccctccaaggttccttTGCGTACTCTGCAGTTGGATTGGATAAGGTGCATTCTGTCTGATCAAGTTCCTGCATGGAGCACACATCCAACATCACGCCCCTGATGTACTAGCTAGAACACAATATTTATATTCAGTATAGATCTAATTGATTTTTTAATATTCAAATTCAGCTTGTGACAAAGTTACAATTTTAACTTGGAATTAGCTCCAATACAGCAGTTAGCTATACACAAACACAGGCCCATTCTTTGAACAGCATGGCCCTACAAAGTTAAAACTGTTTTCGTCCTGTGAGATTGTCACTTCATGCCTTCTTAAGCACAGCTGTCTGTGGTACCcccatgagcaactattgcacctgacctatACAGAGTtcacacacataaatacaagaTTCGTTAATGTAACTAGAGCTTACCAAGGGAGTTGCATCATCATCCACCAAACCAATCATTCCACAGGAATGCCAATAGTCATTCAATGgttctaaataaacaaaaaaatatattttcTCCACAGGATTATAATTATCACAAGGCATTGACTTCTATTGATGCACTATACTACGTATAAATGCATGTGAACACCATACTATTGACCTGGATGTCAAACCAATGCATGCACAGAAGTTTTGTCTACAATGTTTAACTTAACAATGTTTAACTTTTGCATACTGCAATTTCATTCTTTCAGCATTCTTTCGGTACTCTAAGTCTGCTGCCTCCCGAATTGCCTTATGGCGATCACAAGTAGTGAGGTGATCATATGATTTTTCACTGTGTTTTTGCTAACAGAATAATAACATATTGCTATAAACATAAGGGCATTGCTGAAATCACATAGACAGAACACCAAACACTACAGTTATAACAAAACCTCCATGCTTAAACAACTTGATAAAAGAAATATAGGCCGGACAAAGATTTTCACTGAAACTAAACATTTTCACTTCTTGATATGAAAAAACCTTGATCCCACAGAATGTATTTATACATGGCTTGTGTAGTTATAACTAGGAGGTTTCACTGGTCAAAAAAGCTATAGCAGTCTACACAAAATTGGTAATGATTTGTACCTCTGAGACTCCGACTCCATGTGATCAGGTGGTGATGACGTATCATCTGTAGGAGATGCTATAGGAGATACAATTTGATTTGACAATGGTTTGTCAGGTAACAGTGGTGGCACACTTTGACATGCTTGctgtggtgacatccttgagctaGTTAGTGGTGATGCACTTCTACTTGGTCGCTGTGGTGACATCTTTGAGCTTGATGGTGATGTACTTCTACTTGGTCGctgtggtgacatccttgagctaGATGGTGGTGATGCACTACTACTTGGTCGctgtggtgacatccttgaaCTAGATGGGGGGTGATTAACTTCTACTTAGTCGCCGTGGTGACATTTTTAAGCTAGATGGTGGTGATGTACTTCTACTCAGTTGTtgtggtgacatccttgaaCTAGATGTTGGTGGAAACACAGTTGGTGGTAATTCATCaaatagcagtgacacatcatctaGTTGAAAGCGCCACATGATTTTTTACATCATTATTGAACCACTAACCATCTTTGATAAGATCAGTTAAATCCTCTTCCATTATACAATGGTCAACTCCTTCGGGAAGTTCAGCAAATGGGGCTAACCTTGGTGGCTGGCCAAACACCACTTCATATCAGCTTTGTTTTAAAGTGCGACATACTTGAACATTTAAATTATCTGCAAGGGCACATTACATATTAGTTGGGCTCATACTAGTACTTACATTGAATACATGGCAGCCAGTCAGTCCAAGATACACAGTTGGAATCCTTGTGCTCACATTTAAATGCTTGCAACTGCTTTTCTACAAGATGGTTGCCCTTTTCAATTAAACCTTGTGACTGTGAATGGCGAGGTCTACCATTGATTATTGTCACTTCTCCTGGCCACGACTTCAATATCTCTCTAATAACTTCATTAACAAATTCCCTTCCATTATCTGACTGCAATATTTTGGAGAGCCCAAAATATGGGAAAACCTTGTGCACAAGCCCACTAGCTACTTCAATGGCACTCTTGTTTAACAGTGGCCATAGCACGTGAAACTTTGACCAGTGGTCCATGTAATGTGCAATGTAGCAATAAGAATCATCTGGCATGTGCCTCATATCTATCAAATCAATCTAAAAtaagcaagagtgaataatccTCTATGTAAATTATACTCTCTCTCACAACAAACCTGACAACGTGTTAAAAATCCTGATGAAATGATTGGCTTCAAAGGAGCAGTACAATTCTGTGGCTGCTTCAGCTGGCAAATATGGCATGTGCTACAAAAATATTGAGCTGCCTCCCTTGGCAAACCTTCATACATTCTTTGGACCTACAATAGTAACACAATTAGAAATTGTGATAATTGTGGGCAAGTTTGTTAAATACACATACTTAAGAATGCCAGGAAATATAATTAGACATACAAACAAAAGTGGGCAAAGTGTGAAATAGGTACTGCTATCAAACACTAAAGAAAATAAATGGCGCCTCTCAGAATGTTTTAGTTGAAAACCATACAAATATGAGATGAAAATGAGTTTTGAATAGTCTtagtgtatcaaacatcaaTCCTGTATTTTTTAAAATCGTCAAAACCCATTTTTTGTCTGCCTGACTGTCTGTCTGACTTGTCACAACGTCAGAGGCTAAACCAAAGCAAGCAGTACTTGGCCACCACAATGACAAACTCACGGATAAACCTTtctggttctgacaagtgtctgttttctgttatattACATGATCATctccttcatgcaaggaaaccataataataaggtgttaaatttctgtatagacactttccttagaagaACAAGTCAAACAACTATTTGACATTTAAACTACTGACAGATACAATACATGTAGCTTCAATGATACAATGACATGACTGGACCACActcttaaacaatcagaacacatACATGCCACACTTCAGAGCCACACAATTATGTCCTTTAATTGCAGTCAGCTGCtgttgaaaacaaaacaatggGAACTGCACTCCTATACCTTTAAGTAttatcaagacactctaataaagcagtcatagccaaatgtgtataacatagctatgcCATAACAAGAACAGTTAACACACTAGTGCaatcagaaacaagttgatgttgtgctacttctaaaaaccaagcaacatgcagctagctaactcatctggaattaaccattaCTATTTTAACCAATTCGTTAATTATATCCCTGATAGATATATGCCAATATATTATGGTCAACATCCAAACCAAATTTTCAAACTCTTctaaagttatggctgtgaatataAGCACTTGTAGTCAGTATATTCACTGTtcaaattgatttctttgctcAATTTTCTACTGTGTAGCACTATATTCCCAAAACTACTTCCACAATAGGCTAAAACATTAGTTGATCATCTCAGCAAAAGCCTGCATTGCACACACGTAATGATTTCTTTTATTATCTCAATATTATTTCCAACTCAGTACTCCAAGGAATGGGCTCACATGTTTAGTTACAACATTAAATTAAGCGTGGCTTTAATATAAACATAGGACCAccccatcttcactatattatGCAGTCTCAGTGACCATAAAACTTGGTGACACTGTAATAATATGACAGCATACACGATTCCCATACCTCTGCAAGCGTTTTCTTGTAGCCTACATGCCCATTTTCCGTTGAGTGCACACGTTCTAATATATCATAAAACTTTTCAGCTGTTGCCACTATGCGATGATGACCAAAGACAGTTTTGTCATTATCATTCTGTAATATAGTTTTGTGAAGAGAGGCACAAAAAACCATCATTTCTTACTCTATGCTTGGCTGGCAGACATAGGACATTTTCTAACTTCAACTCTGGATAGTTTAATAAAGCACTTCTTCGTTTTAATAACCCAGAATTTGAAGGACTTTGAAACATCGCTCAGCCTTTCAATTCCATTCAAAACGTCTATGATTTTCTTAGCCTTCTCCTCTGATACTGTCTTGCTTgtagtggtgtggtcaaaaTACTTCGTTCTGCAGaacttttcgaacagctctcTGTGACCTTCTTTCGACATActgactagctagctaactcgtTGAAGCTCACACCTCGCAAGCACTATAAGAACCACAAGGAGCTAGGTCTCGTGAACCACCAGGTGTGAAACGAAATTAGGTCTAAATCGCGTGAACTACCAGGTGTGAAACGATAGTAGGTCGTAAATTGCACACTCGATCGCACCGCACCGTGTCCTCATTCGagctgcgcaatttataaattgttgcgcattttatgaattcacaaaatgcgcagcgtaatttataaactgcgcaaattcacagattgcgcctaacagcTGAATTGTTTCGCGCCGAATCGGGAAAGGGGGTAATGACAAGTAAAACTGTGTGATCCTTTCCCAAGGAATGTTCTGTGCTCCTTGAATTACCCGTTAGCGTGTCTAAGGCTATTTTCactgctgtgtgtgtgtgtgtgtgtgcgtgcgtgcgtgcgtgtcattgtgtgtgtgtgtgtgtgtgcggaaggggggagggggtaacTCCGGCGCACACCGCCATATCCCAATGATTGATGGTGCTATGAATGACACTGTACTTAATATAGGTTTGCCAGAAGTAATGAGCAGTAGCATACTTCAAGCTGATCTGAGAGCAGATACAGATGATGGTCTAGAACACGGTATGCTAGATTTAACTGGTAGACTGAATGCCATTTAAACCCCTGCATTGTAATGGACCACAGACATGTGATCAAAGAGTTTCATTCACAGCTACGGATGGAACCAGCAGGTATTTATTTGTTTGGTGAAATTTAAAATGATTCATTATAATATGAATAGATGATGATCATGCATTAGCTAAACTTACCCAAGAGTTTACTAGAAGCAAGGAGATGTGGCATGGTGACTACTGTTGTGTTCCAGACTGTAGAAACTCTTCTGGCAGTAATAAGAAGCGAATCCAATTAGGGTTACGAAGAATTTAATATCATTCTTTTCCCAACATTCAATCCGCCAAAGGAAAGTTATGGATTAAATTGATTCGTCGCGATCCTGGTACCAATTTTGTTGTAAACAAGCACACCAAAATATGCTCTGCACACTTCAAGCCTGGAGATTTTACTTTGCTGGATGAATTGCTGGAGGGTGGAAGACGACGCCTAAAGCAATGTGCAGTTCCATCAATTTTCCCTTGGCATGACACAAAAGAGCGTAGGTCATTGATATCtgtggagctggaaatggaaaTTATAGAGACACCGGATTTAGAGTTATCATGTGACATTGACCCTGAATGTGATTCAACGCCTTCCAACTCAGATTTGCTGAAAGAGAATTGTGATTTAAAATTGAAACTAGTAGAACTGCAAAACCAACTCGATAAATCATTTTTCAGATTAGACAGCATTAAAGACGATGATAGCTTGATAAGACTCCACACCGGATTTTTCGACTATGGGACGCTATTGGCATTTTATGAAGAAATTCTTGAGCCTGATGCAAGTGTGATACGACAATGGGGCGGAAAAAGAAGCGGACTTGACTATGACGAATCAAAAGTTGGACCCTCGTTCAAACTACCACTGATTGAACAGTTTTTTTA contains:
- the LOC136263245 gene encoding sodium/calcium exchanger 2-like, which encodes MTGVVLLFWLSCGNIVAVLGCFCVEGSYDLNNLQSACRDYRFARDVFTARVVSRDLGSSFRSRFNYTIEVVYVFKGKRLVGDRITDPGPDTRTSCGNPSRVLNINTTYLVGIGGPCSRHAEWSQYSSIPVKVIHAIDDGCSSCPYANVRFRKTIYRIGEGSGEVSIELTLSSSLSTDITVQIKSNDITATGGGVDYDSGTYNVTFSAGSTVATFTIPITNDNTTEQDETFKLTILEDSLPTCAFIFRFASSSKVTIVDDDDDEAATISFALSRYTVQENAGTLQLVLVLSKPLSTTFRVRIQSRDITATGNNVDYKSGPYKVVLHHGNTTAVLDIPIVDDRVPERKERFRLVIRKNSLPSSVMLGNNAKATVAIVDDD